TTCTTGCCAGAGGAGAGGAGCGTAAGGACGAGAAAGGTTTCGATGGGAGCCGATTTGCAGGGAGCCGTGATGGGCGGCGACGGCCCTCATCCAAAGATGAGGAATATCGGAATAGATCATTCCCCGGTCTCTGTCGAACCACTGGAGCCCTGCCGGACCGTGACGGTAGTCCCGGCTCTGAATTTTCTTGAGGTTGCTGAGCTCCTCGGTCGGGTAGATTTTTCGGAGAAGATCGGGGGCCTTGGCCTGAAAGCGGACGTCGGCCTTGCCGAGATCGTGGAGGAAGAGGAAGAAAAGGGCCCAGGAAACAAGCCGATCGGCCCCGAGGGCCCTCCGCAGGGAGGAGCTTTTTCCCAGCCATCTTTGCCCCACGGCGACGGTGTCCAGGCTGTGGTAAATCAACGGGTGCCATGAGCCTTCGCCGGTCTTCCCCCAGTAGAGCAACGCCATCTCCTCGGTGAGATCCATCGCCGACCTCCTCCGCAAATGAAATTGAAAGGCAGACATCACGGAGTGCCTGCCGTGGCCATATTCCTTTCCTCTCTGTGGCCCCCTGGTTTTCCCTGCCGCCCGCACGGAATGGCCGGGGTGAGGCACCTGTTGAACGATATCAATTAACTTGTATTAATATCATACAAGGACAGGAGCGCTTGTCAAGTCCGAATCCGCGGGCCGGGAGGGACGGCAGTCCCATCGGCCCGGCCCCGGGGCGGCCGGAAGGCGGAGGCGTCCGCCTCGAAACCGCACCGGCCCCGTGCCTCGGGCGGGTTTCGAGTGGGCCGGTCCGACGGAACCTGTCCCGTCTCGTCTGGCGGTCCGCGTCGGGCGACCGATCCCGACGGGGAGCGTGCGACGGGGGCTCCCGTCCGGTCTTTCCCTTCTTCGAGCTTGACGGCGAGGCGCTCTTCGCTGTAGGGTTTACTAAAAATGAATATTGTTCGTTTTTCGGGACCACCGGCTGGCGGGGTGGCGACTCTATTGGAGGTGCGGACCGTGAGCGAGATTCTCTGGGTTCAGAACGCAAGACGTCTTCAGCGTGGTCCCAAGGCGGGAGTCGAAGCCTTCGCTCCCGATGTCATCGATTCGGTCCGGGCCTTTCACGCCACCATTCCCGGCTACGAGCCGACGCCTCTCGTCGGCCTTCCCGCTCTGGCCGCCTCCTTGGGGCTCGCCTCTTTGCACGTCAAGGACGAATCCCGCCGTTTCGGCCTCAACGCCTTCAAGGTCCTGGGCGGCTCCTATGCCATCGCCCGCCTCCTCGCCCGCCGTCTCGGCCGGGATCTGTCGACGCTTCCCTACCCGGTGCTGACGAGCGAGTCCGTCCGGGCCGAACTGGGGCCCATGGTCTTCGCCACCACCACCGACGGCAATCACGGCCGCGGCGTGGCCTGGACGGCCCGCGTGCTGGGCCAGAGGGCCGTCGTCTACATGCCCAAGGGGACGGCTCCCTTCCGCCTCGAGAGGATCCGGGCCGAGGGGGCCCGGGCCGAGATTCTCGACAGGAACTACGACGACTGCGTGCGCTTCACGGCCGCCGAGGCCGAGCGGGAGGGGTGGGTCGTCGTTCAGGACACGGCCTGGGAGGGCTACCGCGACATCCCCCTCTGGATCATGGAGGGCTACGGGACCATGGTGGCCGAGGCCCTCGACCAGATCGAGGCCCGAGGCGACGCCCTGCCGACGCACGTCTTCATCCAGGCCGGCGTGGGCTCTCTGGCGGCGGCCGTTCAGGCCGTTCTCGTCGCCCGGCTGGGCGAGGCGGCGCCGCAGGTGATCGTCGTCGAGGCCGAAAGGGCGGCCTGTTTCTACAAGTCGGCCCTGGCCGGCAACGACGTTCCCCTGGCCGTGACGGGCGATCTCGACACGGTCATGGCCGGTCTGGCCTGCGGCGAGGCCAACGTCATCGCCTTCGACATCCTCCGCGACTACGCCGCCGCCTTCCTGTCCTGTCCCGATCCCGTATCGGCACGGGGCATGCGCCTTCTGGGCAATCCCCTGAGGGGGGACGCCCCCATCGTCTCGGGCGAGTCGGGCGCCGTGACGGCGGGCCTTCTGTCCTTTCTCATGGCCGATCCGAGGCAGAGGCCCCTCCGCGATTTTCTGGGGCTGGGGGCCCGGTCTTCGGTGCTCCTTTTCAGCACCGAAGGCGACACCGATCCCGACCGGTACCGTTCCATCGTCTGGGACGGCGAGTTCCCCACCGTCGGCCTGAGTCTGGAGGGGCGATGACCTCATGCTGATCGTCGGCAACGGTTCCGTCGTCACCCGCCACGGGGCCCTTCCCTTTCTGGACGACGGCGCCGTCGCCATCGACGGCGGTCTCATCGTCGACGTGGGGCCCACGGCCGAGATCCGGTCCCGCTACGAGGGCTCCTTCCTCGACGCGGCAGGCGGTCTCATTCACCCCGGTCTCATCAACGGTCACATGCATTTCTACAGCACCTTCGCCCGCGGTTTCGGCGGCAAAGGGGGGAGCGCCCGGACGTTCACGGAGCTCCTCGAACGGCTCTGGTGGCGTCTCGACAAGGCTCTGACCCTCGAAGGCTGTCACTACAGCGCCCTCTATGCCGTCGTCGAGGCCATCCGGTGCGGCTGCACGACGCTCATCGATCACCACGCCTCGCCCCATGCCGTGAGGGGCAGCCTTTTCGAGGTGGCCCGGGCCGTCGTCGACGGCGGCCTTTCGGCCTGCCTCTGCTACGAGGTCTCCGATCGGGACGGCCCGGCCGTCGCCGCCGAGGGGATCGCCGAAAACAAGGCCTTCATCGATCATGTGAGCCGGTCGGGAGATGCCCGCCTGGCGGCCACCTTCGGCCTCCACGCCTCGATGACCCTCGACGACGCCACTCTGGAGCGCTGCGCCGAGGCCGGGGAGGGCTCGGGCTTTCACGTCCACGTCGCCGAAGGGCCCGAAGACGAGCGCCTCTGCCGGGAGCGCCACGGCCTTTCCGTCGTCGAGCGCTTCGGCCGTTTCGGCATTCTGGGGCCCCGCTCTCTGGCCGTCCACTGCATCCATATCGACGACGACGAGAAGGATCTTCTGGCCGAGACGAAGACGGCCGTGGCCCACAACGCCGAGTCGAACATGGGCAACGCCGTCGGATTGGCCCCGGCCCTGGACCTCATGCGACGAGGCGTCCTCGTGGGGCTCGGCACCGACGGCTACGTGAGCGACATGTTCCGCGCCCTGGCCATGGCCGGTGCCCTCCAGAGGCACGGCCTGGCCGATCCCGACGCGGGCTGGACCGAGGTGCCCCGGATGCTTTTCGAGAACAACGCCTCCCTGGCCGACCGCTATTTCGCCCTTCCCCGGGGACGGCTCGCCCCGGGCTGCGTCGGCGACGTCATCGTCATCGACTACCGCCCGCCGACGGCCCTCTCGGCCTCCAACGTCGACGGCCATCTCCTCTTCGGCCCCGGCTCGGCCTGCGTCACTTCCGTTGTCGCCTCGGGCCGGATCGTCATGAAAGATCGCCGCCTGACGGGCCTCGACGAGGAGCGCATCGCCGCCCGCTGCCGCGAGCTGGCCCGGGCCGTCCACGACCGGTTCTGAAAGGGGGAGGAACGATGCGCCACGAGATGCGACCCCTTTCCTTCGAAAGAGAGCTGCGCTGGGCACTGGCGGAGTGGGAGCATCGCCGCTCCATCTTCTCCGTTCCCCAGGCGCTCTTCTGGGTGCCCCGACAGGTTCCCTTCGCGTCGAGGCTCTTCGATCGCGAACTGGCCGCGCCCGTCGGTCCCGCAGCCGGTCCCCATACCCAGATGGCCCGCAACATCGTCGCCTCCTGGCTGTCGGGGGCCCGCTTCATCGAGCTCAAGACCGTCCAGGCCGCCGACGAACTGGAGATTCCCCGGCCCTGCATCGACATGGCCGACGAGGGATACAACGTCGAGTGGTCCCAGGAGCTGAGGCTCGAGGCGTCGGCCGATCAGTACATTCAGGCCTGGCTCTGGGTCCATCTCCTGCCCGCTCTTCTGGGCTGGCCCCGGGGCGGCGGGGGGACGATCTTCAACATGAGCGTCGGCTACGACCTGGCGGGGATTCTCTCGGCGCCCATGCAGGCCTTCATGGATCGCCTCGCCGACGCCTCGGATCGCCTCGCCGAGCTGAAGGCGACGCTGGGACGGCTCTTCCCCCCGGCGGCCGACGTGGATCTTCCGGGTCGGATCGTCACGAGCTGTACCCTTTCGACGATGCACGGCTGCCCTCCCGACGAGATCGAGCGCATCGGGACCTACCTCATCCAGGAGAGGGGCCTTCACCTGACGGTCAAGCTCAACCCGACTCTGCTGGGCAGGGAAACCCTCCTGTCCCTCCTTCACGGCCGTCTCGGCTTCGACGAGGTCGTCGTCCCCGATTCGGTCTTCGCCAAGGACCTGGCCTATCCCAAGGCTCGGGAGATCATCGCCGGCCTGAAGGAAAGGGCGGCCCGGCGGGGCGTCACTTTCTCCGTCAAGCTGACCAACACCCTGGCCGCGGCCAACCATCGCGGTCTCCTCGAAGGCGACGAGATGTACCTTTCGGGCCGCCCTCTCTTCCCCCTGGCCGTCCATCTCTTCCATCGCCTCGTCGAGGATTTCGACGGCGATCTCGACGTCTCCTTCTCGGCCGGAGCCGATGCCCTGAACGTGGCCGACCTTTTCGCCTGCGGCGTCCGGACGGTGACGATGGCCTCCGATCTCCTCAAGCCCGGAGGGACGGCCCGCATCCTTCAGGGGCTGGAGAATCTCGAGGCGGCCATGGCGGCGGCCTCCGCTTCCAATCTGGCCTCTTTCGCCGCGAGGCGCCGCGAGAAGCTGGCCGATCTGGCCGCAAGGTCCCTCTCCGACGGGCGCTACAGGAAGGACCGCAGCCGGAAGGAGGCCAAGGTCGCCTCGCCTCTGGGCTTTTTCGACTGCGTCGAGGCGCCCTGCTCCGCCGCCTGCCCCGTCCATCAGGACATTCCCCTCTACGCCCGCCTCCTCGCCGAGGGGCGCCGCGACGAGGCCCTGGCCACCGTCCTCCGCCGCAACCCCCTCCCGGGGCTGACGGGTTTCGTCTGCACCCAGGCCTGTCGGGAACGGTGCACCCGCGTCGATTACGACGAGCCCGTCGCCATCCGGGCCCTGAAGGGCTTCGCCGCCTCCGGCGAGGCTTCCTTAGGGCTCTGCCGTCCCCCCTCGGGGCATCGCGTCGCCGTCGTCGGGGCCGGTCCGTCGGGACTGGCCGCATCGGCCCGTCTGGCCCTCGAGGGCGTCGCCGTCACCCTCTTCGAGGCCCGAAGGAGGGCCGGAGGGATGATGGCTATCGCCCCGGCCTTTCGACTTCCGCCGGAGGTCCTCGACAGGGACGTGAAACGCATCGTCGATCTCGGCGTCGACCTGCGCCTGAATGCCGTCGTCGAGGGCCCGCCGGAGAGCCTCCTCGACGCCTTCGACGCCGTCTACGTCGCCACGGGCTTCCCCTGTGACGTCCCTCTCGGCCTGGAGGGGGAGAGGGCGCCCGCCGTCTGGGGCGCCCTGAGGCTCCTCGAGGCCGTCGCCTCGGGGGAACGGCCCGAGCTGGGCTCCTCCGTCGTCGTCGTCGGCGGCGGGAACACGGCCGTCGACGCCGCCCGGACGGCCGCGCGCCTCTGCGGCCGCCCCGTCACCCTCCTCTACCGCCGGACCCGGCAGGAGATGCCCGCCGCGCCGGAAGAGGTGGAGCTCCTGCTGGAGGAGGGGAACGTCCTCGTCGAACTGGCCTCGCCGGTGGAGCTCCTCTTCGAGGGGGGGCGCCTCCGTGCCATCGAGTGCGAGCGCAACCGTCTGGGCGAGGCCGACGCCTCGGGGCGACGCCGTCCTCTCGCGACGGGCGTCTGTTTCACCCTAAAGGCCGACAGCGTCATCGCCGCCGTCGGCCAGCTTCAGGAGTCTCCCCTCTTCAGCAAGAGCCGTCTCGCGCTGGAGAAGGGGAAGCTGCCCCTGGCCCTTTCGGGGCGCAGCGCCGTCGCCGGAATCTACGGCGGCGGCGACCTGGCGCGCGGTCCCGATACGGTCATCGCCGCCTGTGCCGACGGCCTCCGCGCCGCCGAAAGCATCGCCCGGTCTCTGGGCATTCCCGCCGAGGAGCCGCCCCTACCGCCCCTTCCGACGGTCGGCGAGCTCGATCGGGCCAGGAGGGCCCGAGCCCGCAAGGAGGCTCCCTGTCGGCCGTCCCGGAGTCCTCTGGGCGAAAGGGGGGCTTTCGCCTCCGTCGAGGGCCTTTTCGACGAAGAGGGAGCTCGCGCCGAGGCCCGGCGCTGTCTCCAGTGCGCCGATCTCTGCGACAAGTGCGTCGAGGTCTGTCCCAACAGGGCCAACGTGGCCTATTCGATCACGACGGCCGCCGTGACGGCCCCCGTCGTCGAGGAGCGGGAGGGGCGCCTCGTCGCCGTCGGGGCCGAGACGGTGACGATCCGCCAGACGGGCCAGATCGTCCACGTCGAGGAACTCTGCAACGGATGCGGCAACTGCGCCACTTTCTGCGTCCATCAAGGCCGGCCCTACGAGGCCAAGCCCCGCCTCTTCCTCGGCCGGAGCGCCTTCGAGGCCGAGGAGGAGAACGCCCTTTTCCTCGACGAAAGGGCCCTCTTCTGGCGCGAGAAGGGGCGCACGGTCCGGCTGGAGCGCCTCGCCGAGGGGTACCGCTACGACGACGACCGCGTCGAGATCGTCGTCGACGGCGCCTTTCGCCTCGTCGGGGGAAGGGTGAAAAGGGCCTTCGAGGGCCCCCTCTCCCTGGTCCGGGCGGCCTCGATGGCCCTCGTCGACGAGGGGCTGCGCCGGAGCGCTCCCTTCCTCCTCGCGGCCCGTGACGTACAATAGACGGAGTGCCCTCACTCAAGGAGCGTGATCGCCTTGGACTTCGAGCGCGTCAGAGATCTTGCGGCAGAGTACGGGCCCGCCATGACCCGCTTTCTTCGCGACATGGTGGCCCTTCCCAGCGAGAGCTGCGACGAGGCGGCCGTCATCGACCGCATCGGGCAGGAGATGGAGCGCGTCGGATTCGACGCCGTCGAAATCGACGCCATGGGCAACATCAGGGGAACGATGGGCTCGGGGCCGCGCCTCGTCGCCTTCGATGCCCACATCGATACGGTGGGCGTCGGGGAACGGTCCAACTGGACCTTCGATCCCTACTCGGGCTACGAGGACGAACGTACCGTCGGAGGCAGGGGGACGAGCGATCAGGAGGGCGGCATGGCCTCCATGATCTACGGAGCGAAGATCATGAAGGAGCTGGGGCTTCTCGAGGGGCTCACCGTCGTCTTCGTCGGATCCGTCCAGGAGGAGGACTGCGACGGCCTCTGCTGGCAGTACCTCCACAACGAGGTGGGCCTCCGTCCCGAGCTGGTCGTC
The DNA window shown above is from Aminithiophilus ramosus and carries:
- the ssnA gene encoding putative aminohydrolase SsnA, translated to MLIVGNGSVVTRHGALPFLDDGAVAIDGGLIVDVGPTAEIRSRYEGSFLDAAGGLIHPGLINGHMHFYSTFARGFGGKGGSARTFTELLERLWWRLDKALTLEGCHYSALYAVVEAIRCGCTTLIDHHASPHAVRGSLFEVARAVVDGGLSACLCYEVSDRDGPAVAAEGIAENKAFIDHVSRSGDARLAATFGLHASMTLDDATLERCAEAGEGSGFHVHVAEGPEDERLCRERHGLSVVERFGRFGILGPRSLAVHCIHIDDDEKDLLAETKTAVAHNAESNMGNAVGLAPALDLMRRGVLVGLGTDGYVSDMFRALAMAGALQRHGLADPDAGWTEVPRMLFENNASLADRYFALPRGRLAPGCVGDVIVIDYRPPTALSASNVDGHLLFGPGSACVTSVVASGRIVMKDRRLTGLDEERIAARCRELARAVHDRF
- the ygfK gene encoding putative selenate reductase subunit YgfK, with product MRHEMRPLSFERELRWALAEWEHRRSIFSVPQALFWVPRQVPFASRLFDRELAAPVGPAAGPHTQMARNIVASWLSGARFIELKTVQAADELEIPRPCIDMADEGYNVEWSQELRLEASADQYIQAWLWVHLLPALLGWPRGGGGTIFNMSVGYDLAGILSAPMQAFMDRLADASDRLAELKATLGRLFPPAADVDLPGRIVTSCTLSTMHGCPPDEIERIGTYLIQERGLHLTVKLNPTLLGRETLLSLLHGRLGFDEVVVPDSVFAKDLAYPKAREIIAGLKERAARRGVTFSVKLTNTLAAANHRGLLEGDEMYLSGRPLFPLAVHLFHRLVEDFDGDLDVSFSAGADALNVADLFACGVRTVTMASDLLKPGGTARILQGLENLEAAMAAASASNLASFAARRREKLADLAARSLSDGRYRKDRSRKEAKVASPLGFFDCVEAPCSAACPVHQDIPLYARLLAEGRRDEALATVLRRNPLPGLTGFVCTQACRERCTRVDYDEPVAIRALKGFAASGEASLGLCRPPSGHRVAVVGAGPSGLAASARLALEGVAVTLFEARRRAGGMMAIAPAFRLPPEVLDRDVKRIVDLGVDLRLNAVVEGPPESLLDAFDAVYVATGFPCDVPLGLEGERAPAVWGALRLLEAVASGERPELGSSVVVVGGGNTAVDAARTAARLCGRPVTLLYRRTRQEMPAAPEEVELLLEEGNVLVELASPVELLFEGGRLRAIECERNRLGEADASGRRRPLATGVCFTLKADSVIAAVGQLQESPLFSKSRLALEKGKLPLALSGRSAVAGIYGGGDLARGPDTVIAACADGLRAAESIARSLGIPAEEPPLPPLPTVGELDRARRARARKEAPCRPSRSPLGERGAFASVEGLFDEEGARAEARRCLQCADLCDKCVEVCPNRANVAYSITTAAVTAPVVEEREGRLVAVGAETVTIRQTGQIVHVEELCNGCGNCATFCVHQGRPYEAKPRLFLGRSAFEAEEENALFLDERALFWREKGRTVRLERLAEGYRYDDDRVEIVVDGAFRLVGGRVKRAFEGPLSLVRAASMALVDEGLRRSAPFLLAARDVQ
- the dpaL gene encoding diaminopropionate ammonia-lyase, encoding MSEILWVQNARRLQRGPKAGVEAFAPDVIDSVRAFHATIPGYEPTPLVGLPALAASLGLASLHVKDESRRFGLNAFKVLGGSYAIARLLARRLGRDLSTLPYPVLTSESVRAELGPMVFATTTDGNHGRGVAWTARVLGQRAVVYMPKGTAPFRLERIRAEGARAEILDRNYDDCVRFTAAEAEREGWVVVQDTAWEGYRDIPLWIMEGYGTMVAEALDQIEARGDALPTHVFIQAGVGSLAAAVQAVLVARLGEAAPQVIVVEAERAACFYKSALAGNDVPLAVTGDLDTVMAGLACGEANVIAFDILRDYAAAFLSCPDPVSARGMRLLGNPLRGDAPIVSGESGAVTAGLLSFLMADPRQRPLRDFLGLGARSSVLLFSTEGDTDPDRYRSIVWDGEFPTVGLSLEGR